The following proteins are co-located in the Procambarus clarkii isolate CNS0578487 chromosome 4, FALCON_Pclarkii_2.0, whole genome shotgun sequence genome:
- the LOC138371451 gene encoding platelet binding protein GspB-like, which yields MPPSAAADIWHQPTQSTQPTQSTQSTQSTQPTQPTQSTQSTQPTQPTQSTQSTQPTQPTQSTQSTQSTQPTQPTQSTQPTQSTQSTQPTQLTVDTADTAVTADTADTADTADTADTADTADTADTIETAHTADTVDTAPTADTVDTADTVNTAHTADTVNTAHTAHTADTVDTAHTAHTADTVDTADTVNTTHTAHTVDTAHTADTADTVDTADTADTAHTADTAHTADTAHTAHTAHTADTVDTADTVNTADTADTAHTADTAHTADTAHTAHTADTPTQPTQPTHSTQPTQPTQPTQPTQSTQSTQPTQPTQSTQSTQSTQPTQPTQSTQPTQSTQSTQPTQLTVDTADTAVTADTADTADTADTADTADTADTADTIETAHTADTVDTAPTADTVDTADTVNTAHTADTVNTAHTAHTADTVDTAHTAHTADTVDTADTVNTTHTAHTVDTAHTADTADTVDTADTADTPTQPTQLTQPTQPTQPTQPKQPTQSTQPTQPTQPTQPTQPTKPTQPTQSTQPTQPTQSTQPTQPTQSTQPTQSTQPTLPTQPTQPTQPTQSTQPTQSTQPTQSTQSTQPTQLTVDTADTADTADTADTADTADTADTAHTADTADTADTADTADTADTIETAHTADTVDTADTAPTADTADTVNTADTADTVNTAHTAHTVDTAHTAHTTDTVDTADTVNTTHTAHTVDTADTAHTADTVDTAHTADTAHTADTAHTVDTPHTADTAHTADTVDTADTVNTADTADTAHTADRVDTADTAHTADTAHTAHTADTPTQSTQPTQSTQPTQPTQSTQPTQPTQPTQPTQPTQPTQPTQSTLPTQPTQSTQPTQPTQPTQPTQSTQPTQSTQPTQPTQPTQPTQPIQPTQPIQPTQPTQSTQPTQPTQPTEPTQPTQPTQPTHRHSPHSPHSRHSPHSRHSSHSRHSRHSRHSRHSPHSRHSRHSRHTDTAHTADTAHTVDTAHTFDTAHTTDTAHTADTANTVDTAHTADTAHTAPTADTADTADTADTGLTADTAHTADTADTAHTVDTADTAHTVDTAHTAHTADTAHTAHTADTAHKTDTAHTADPTDTADTADTAHTVDTAHTVDTAHTVDTADTAHTVDTADTADTADTAHTAHTADTAHKTDTAHTADTTDTADTADTAHTVDTAHTVDTAHTVDTAHTVDTADTAHTVDTADTADTAHTVDTADTAHTAHKAHTAHTAHTADTAHTVDTADTAHTADTADTAHTADTAHTVDTAHTADTTDTADTADTAHTVDTAHTVDTAHTVDTAHTADTADTAHTADTADTAYTAHTVDTADTAHTADTADTAHTADTAHKTDTADTTDTADTADTAHTVDTAHTVDTAHTVDTAHTAHTVDTADTAHTAHTAHSADTAHKAHTAHTADTADTAHTVDTADTADTAHTVDTADTAHTAHKAHTAHTAHTADTAHTVDTAHTADTADTAHTADTAHTVDTAHTADTADTAHTVDTAHTAHTADTADTADTADTADTADTAHTAGKADTAGKADTAHTADTAHTPDTAHTADIADTAHTADTADTAHTADTAHTADTADKADTAHTADTADTAHTPDTAHTADIADTAHTADTAHTADTAHIAHTADTAHTADTTHTAHTADIADTAHTADTACTAHTADTAHTADTAHTADTADIAHTVDTAHTADTAHTADTVDTGHTAHTVDTADTADTARTADTADTADTARTAHTADTAHTVDTADTADTARTADTVDTAHTAHTVDTADTADTADSPIITMSFVCVSLNSDIERLSLCFQTFYNNNVLITRRVKVPPVLNSPPPHVK from the exons atgcctccttcagctgctgcagacatctggcatcag CCCACACAGTCGACACAGCCCACACAGTCGACACAGTCGACACAGTcgacacagcccacacagcccACACAGTCGACACAGTcgacacagcccacacagcccACACAGTCGACACAGTcgacacagcccacacagcccACACAGTCGACACAGTCGACACAGTcgacacagcccacacagcccACACAGTCGACACAGCCCACACAGTCGACACAGTCGACACAGCCCACACAGCTGACAGTCGATACAGCTGACACAGCCGTCACAGCTGACACAGCCGACACAGCTGACACAGCTGACACAGCCGACACAGCTGACACAGCCGACACAGCCGACACAATCGAGACAGCCCACACAGCCGACACAGTCGACACAGCCCCCACAGCCGACACAGTCGACACAGCCGACACAGTCAACACAGCCCACACAGCCGACACAGTCAACACAGCCCACACAGCCCACACAGCCGACACAGTcgacacagcccacacagcccACACAGCCGACACAGTCGACACAGCCGACACAGTGAACACAACCCACACAGCCCACACAGTcgacacagcccacacagccgacacagccgacacagtcgacacagccgacacagccgacacagcccacacagccgacacagcccacacagccgacacagcccacacagcccACACAGCCCACACAGCCGACACAGTCGACACAGCTGACACAGTCAACACAGCCGACACAGCcgacacagcccacacagccgacacagcccacacagccgacacagcccacacagcccacactgccgacaca cccacacagccgacacagcccacacactcgacacagcccacacaaccgacacagcccacacagcccACACAGTCGACACAGTcgacacagcccacacagcccACACAGTCGACACAGTCGACACAGTcgacacagcccacacagcccACACAGTCGACACAGCCCACACAGTCGACACAGTCGACACAGCCCACACAGCTGACAGTCGATACAGCTGACACAGCCGTCACAGCTGACACAGCCGACACAGCTGACACAGCTGACACAGCCGACACAGCTGACACAGCCGACACAGCCGACACAATCGAGACAGCCCACACAGCCGACACAGTCGACACAGCCCCCACAGCCGACACAGTCGACACAGCCGACACAGTCAACACAGCCCACACAGCCGACACAGTCAACACAGCCCACACAGCCCACACAGCCGACACAGTcgacacagcccacacagcccACACAGCCGACACAGTCGACACAGCCGACACAGTGAACACAACCCACACAGCCCACACAGTcgacacagcccacacagccgacacagccgacacagtcgacacagccgacacagccgacaca ccgacacagcccacacagttgacacagcccacacagccgacacagcccacacagccgAAACAGCCCACACAGTCGACACAGCCCACTCAGCCAACACAGCCCACACAGCCGACACAGCCCACAAAACCGACACAGCCCACACAGTcgacacagcccacacagcccacacagtcgacacagcccacacagcccACACAGTCGACACAGCCCACACAGTCGACACAGCCCACACTGCcgacacagcccacacagccgACACAGCCCACACAGTCGACACAGCCCACACAGTCGACACAGCCCACACAGTCGACACAGTCGACACAGCCCACACAGCTGACAGTCGATACAGCTGACACAGCCGACACAGCTGACACAGCCGACACAGCTGACACAGCGGACACAGCcgacacagcccacacagccgACACAGCTGACACAGCCGACACAGCTGACACAGCCGACACAGCCGACACAATCGAGACAGCCCACACAGCCGACACAGTCGACACAGCCGACACAGCCCCCACAGCCGACACAGCCGACACAGTCAACACAGCCGACACAGCCGACACAGTCAACACAGCCCACACAGCCCACACAGTcgacacagcccacacagcccACACAACCGACACAGTCGACACAGCCGACACAGTCAACACAACCCACACAGCCCACACAGTCGACACAGCcgacacagcccacacagccgacaccgtcgacacagcccacacagccgacacagcccacacagccgATACAGCCCACACAGTCGACACACCCCACACAGCcgacacagcccacacagccgACACAGTCGACACAGCTGACACAGTCAACACAGCCGACACAGCcgacacagcccacacagccgACAGAGTCGACACAGCcgacacagcccacacagccgacacagcccacacagcccacactgccgacaca CCCACACAGTCGACACAGCCCACACAGTcgacacagcccacacagcccacacagtcgacacagccgacacagcccacacagccgacacagcccacacagccgacacagcccacacagcccACACAGTCGACACTGCCCACACAGCCCACACAGTCGACACAGCcgacacagcccacacagccgACACAGCCCACACAGTCGACACAGCCCACACAGTCGACACAACcgacacagcccacacagccgACACAGCCGACACAGCCCATACAGCCCACACAGCCGATACAGCCCACACAGCCCACACAGTcgacacagcccacacagcccACACAGCCGACAGAGCCCACACAGCCCACACAGCCCACACAGCCCACACA CcgacacagcccacacagcccacacagccgacacagcccacacagccgACACAGCTCACACAGCCGACACAGCCGACACAGTCGACACAGCCGACACAGCCCCCACAGCCGACACAGTCGACACAGCCGACACA ccgacacagcccacacagccgACACAGCCCATACAGTCGACACAGCCCACACATTCGACACAGCCCACACAACcgacacagcccacacagccgACACAGCGAATACAGTcgacacagcccacacagccgacacagcccacacagcccccacagccGACACAGCCGACACAGCCGACACAGCCGACACAGGCCTCACAGCcgacacagcccacacagccgacacagccgacacagcccacacagtcgacacagccgacacagcccacacagtcgacacagcccacacagcccacacagccgacacagcccacacagcccACACAGCCGACACAGCCCACAAAACcgacacagcccacacagccgACCCAACCGACACAGCCGACACAGCCGACACAGCCCACACAGTCGACACAGCCCACACAGTCGACACAGCCCACACAGTCGACACAGCCGACACAGCCCACACAGTCGACACAGCCGACACAGCCGACACAGCcgacacagcccacacagcccACACAGCCGACACAGCCCACAAAACcgacacagcccacacagccgACACAACCGACACAGCCGACACAGCCGACACAGCCCACACAGTCGACACAGCCCACACAGTCGACACAGCCCACACAGTCGACACAGCCCACACAGTCGACACAGCCGACACAGCCCACACAGTCGACACAGCCGACACAGCCGACACAGCCCACACAGTCGACACAGCCGATACAGCCCACACAGCCCACAAAGCCCACACAGCCCATACAGCCCACACAGCCGACACAGCCCACACAGTCGACACAGCcgacacagcccacacagccgacacagccgacacagcccacacagccgACACAGCCCACACAGTCGACACTGCCCACACAGCCGATACAACCGACACAGCCGACACAGCCGACACAGCCCACACAGTCGACACAGCCCACACAGTCGACACAGCCCACACAGTcgacacagcccacacagccgacacagccgacacagcccacacagccgacacagccgacacagcctacacagcccacacagtcgacacagccgacacagcccacacagccgacacagccgacacagcccacacagccgACACAGCCCACAAAACCGACACAGCCGACACAACCGACACAGCCGACACAGCCGACACAGCCCACACAGTCGACACAGCCCACACAGTCGACACAGCCCACACAGTcgacacagcccacacagcccACACAGTCGACACAGCCGATACAGCCCACACAGCCCACACAGCCCATTCAGCCGACACAGCCCACAAAGCCCACACAGCCCATACAGCCGACACAGCCGACACAGCCCACACAGTCGACACAGCCGACACAGCCGACACAGCCCACACAGTCGACACAGCCGATACAGCCCACACAGCCCACAAAGCCCACACAGCCCATACAGCCCACACAGCCGACACAGCCCACACAGTcgacacagcccacacagccgacacagccgacacagcccacacagccgACACAGCCCACACAGTCGACACTGCCCACACAGCCGACACAGCCGACACAGCCCACACAGTcgacacagcccacacagcccacacagccgacacagccgacacagccgacacagccgacacagccgacacagccgacacagcccacacagccgGCAAAGCCGACACAGCCGGCAAAGCcgacacagcccacacagccgacacagcccacacacccgacacagcccacacagccgacatagccgacacagcccacacagccgacacagccgacacagcccacacagccgacacagcccacacagccgACACAGCCGACAAAGCcgacacagcccacacagccgacacagccgacacagcccacacacccgacacagcccacacagccgacatagccgacacagcccacacagccgacacagcccacacagccgACACAGCCCACATAGCCCACACAGCcgacacagcccacacagccgACACAACCCACACAGCCCACACAGCCGACATAGCCGACACAGCCCATACAGCCGACACAGCCTGCACAGCCCACACAGCCGACACAGCTCACACAGCcgacacagcccacacagccgACACAGCCGACATAGCCCACACAGTcgacacagcccacacagccgACACAGCCCACACAGCGGACACAGTCGACACAGGCCACACAGCCCACACAGTCGACACAGCCGACACAGCCGACACAGCCCGCACAGCCGACACAGCCGACACAGCCGACACAGCCCGCACAGCCCACACAGCCGACACAGCCCACACAGTCGACACAGCCGACACAGCCGACACAGCCCGCACAGCCGACACAGTcgacacagcccacacagcccACACAGTCGACACAGCTGACACAGCCGACACAGCCGACAGTCCGATAATAACAATGTCGTTCGTCTGCGTGTCACTGAACAGTGACATTGAAAGGTTAAGCCTGTGTTTCCAAACCTTTTATAATAACAATGTCTTAATTACCCGCCGTGTTAAAGTCCCCCCCGTGTTAAATTCCCCTCCCCCTCATGTTAAATAG